The DNA region CTGCTTACTATTATTGATTGAAAAAAGGAGATTTGGTTATGTCAAGAATATTTTTACCTGCTTTACATTCTATATTAGATGATTTTGATAATTTTTCTAATTTTTATAATGAAGAAAATAGCGTTTCTAAATATAGCGATTACAAGATAGAGGAGAATGATAATAGCTATACTATAGAAATGGATATGCCTGGTGTAAGAAAAGAGGATTTGGATATTGGTATAAAAGAGAATATGCTTTCAATATATGCTGAGAGAAAGAGAATGTCAAAAACTGATGAGAAAGAAGAAGTTGTTTCAAAATATGAACAAAGCTTTAATATTAGCGTGAAAGGAATAGATATTGAAAACATTTCTGCTAATTTTGAGAATGGTGTTTTAACTCTTACTCTTCCAAAAAAAGAAGAAGTTAAGTATGAGAAAAAAATAGAAATAGCTTAAAAAATAATATAAAAAATAAAGGAGATTAGTAT from Brachyspira pilosicoli P43/6/78 includes:
- a CDS encoding Hsp20/alpha crystallin family protein; translated protein: MSRIFLPALHSILDDFDNFSNFYNEENSVSKYSDYKIEENDNSYTIEMDMPGVRKEDLDIGIKENMLSIYAERKRMSKTDEKEEVVSKYEQSFNISVKGIDIENISANFENGVLTLTLPKKEEVKYEKKIEIA